One genomic segment of Paenibacillus durus includes these proteins:
- a CDS encoding GH32 C-terminal domain-containing protein — protein sequence MINLIDDVIAEKEMTARQNINKVKRIMGEEDKHKTKGEKGFMHSKPRRQSMCRLLAILAFLYLIPVHTPAAKAYSNSITNPGFETGTLSGWTIESGDAFSSGDVTSDTDYWNRQKFNQHNFWHIWGGHGDNAKVGVLKSETFTLAGDGHIDFLVGGDSDINNLYAALVDSATNTELLKATGNNTDTYSLQSWDASAYVGKVVYIKLVDNSAAGHLNIDDINVPPSASLNDHVEPALYNHDFEQSDLNPGEIRGWINVSGDAFAPSSLVHENNYSPGGKFNQEGSYHLWGFKDGGDAQTGSIKSETFTLGGNGGIDFLINGGRDIANLYVALVKASDGQILFKETGRNSEAFQRVFWDASAYIGQDVYIRIVDQATGGFGHIGADDFHVYNSQYAGGLVGYWKLNEASGKTTMETVSGIADPVSYHLNTGVYQAAQDPLWRSDGISGGALLFDGYSTWVTRTANNIPTPSKAITVGAWVAPRNFEHGDEGRLSAIVNQHNREAKEGFILGNCRHGTWGFQFGTGSNWREIKTDSELPLDEWSYVVATYESSTGKAALYLNGSLVTTADFTPGEAIVPSDTDLFIGKNNQGFWLYGFNLNAFSGLIDEVKIYNQALSAADVQSAYNAYSSALGGNLPTANNRMDRSIYQDDVQRPQYHAEPPSGWQNEPGGPIYFNGQYHVFYQSNPRGPFWNHIRWGHLVSSDMVHWRDAKDAVIPEKNAVDPDGAWAGGSVLDGNNIPVIFYTAGDDRRTPNQRINIARSNFGVDQDNDLNHWIKSPTVVVDQQPGEGIMGEFRDPFVFKDGDTWFMLVTSGKKDGSGNDIGGTALVYSTTDPTLESGWTFRGDLYVGDYGAYPETGRVWELPNLRPLGSSGKYIFMINPAKMARGEYQSRYTYYWIGTWNPATAKFVPDDPAPQLLDVGEHFTGPAAGLTPDGRTVIYSIAQGRRTATMDYNAGYAHNFGLPLNVYLRPDGRLGEEPIAELESLRGTQLVNITTDTGFSAANTELSAINSDMYEIEAEIDPGSANEVGFSLRRSPGAEEETIVYYKKSSKEFFVNRTKSSLNPDVEKWYQGGVVDIGSENIKLRIFVDRSMVESYLNGLKSLTTRAYPTRADAKGIRLWANANSNTVVVKSLRIWAMNSAYGAVNPTGVTLPASKTIIQGDSQLVLATVSPANATNKDVIWTSSNPAVATVVNGKITAKTAGNATITAKTRVGNYTATTAVTVTAEPAHGELTNHEFDNQLTGWTVVSGDAFSSQDVTSDDNWGWGGPFNQSGGNHLWGVKDGNDAQTGVLKSQTFTLGGNGQINLLVGGGNNYYDLYIALVRSSDGKELFKATGLDQESYNRVYWDASDYIGTACYIKIVDNATGGWGHINVDDVNVPVQ from the coding sequence ATGATTAACCTCATAGATGATGTAATAGCTGAGAAGGAGATGACGGCCCGTCAGAACATCAACAAGGTAAAAAGAATAATGGGTGAAGAGGACAAACACAAAACGAAGGGGGAAAAAGGATTCATGCACTCCAAACCGAGGCGCCAGTCCATGTGCCGTCTGCTTGCCATTCTTGCATTTCTTTATTTGATCCCGGTTCATACACCTGCCGCCAAAGCCTATTCGAATTCGATCACAAATCCCGGGTTTGAGACGGGGACGCTTTCAGGCTGGACGATTGAGAGCGGGGATGCGTTCAGCTCGGGCGATGTGACGAGCGACACCGATTATTGGAACCGGCAGAAATTCAACCAGCATAATTTTTGGCATATTTGGGGCGGACACGGCGACAATGCGAAAGTGGGCGTACTCAAATCCGAAACGTTCACCTTGGCGGGCGACGGGCACATCGACTTCCTTGTCGGAGGGGACAGCGACATCAACAATCTTTATGCGGCCTTGGTTGATAGCGCTACCAATACAGAGCTGTTAAAGGCCACGGGCAACAATACAGACACCTATTCCCTACAAAGCTGGGATGCTTCGGCTTATGTGGGAAAGGTTGTGTACATCAAGCTTGTCGATAACTCGGCAGCGGGGCACCTCAATATCGATGACATCAACGTTCCCCCAAGCGCCTCTTTGAACGATCATGTTGAGCCGGCTCTGTATAATCACGATTTCGAGCAGTCGGATCTGAACCCTGGCGAAATTAGGGGCTGGATTAATGTCAGCGGCGACGCGTTCGCCCCAAGCAGCCTGGTCCATGAGAATAATTATAGCCCAGGAGGAAAATTCAATCAGGAGGGCAGTTACCATCTGTGGGGATTTAAAGACGGCGGCGACGCCCAGACCGGGTCCATTAAATCCGAAACGTTCACGCTGGGAGGCAATGGCGGGATTGATTTTCTCATAAACGGAGGAAGGGACATCGCCAACCTCTACGTCGCGCTGGTCAAGGCATCCGATGGTCAAATCCTGTTCAAGGAAACCGGACGGAATTCCGAAGCGTTTCAGCGGGTGTTCTGGGATGCTTCCGCCTACATCGGTCAGGATGTCTATATCCGCATCGTCGATCAGGCGACAGGCGGCTTCGGGCATATCGGCGCAGACGACTTCCATGTCTACAATTCGCAGTACGCCGGCGGGCTGGTTGGCTATTGGAAATTGAACGAAGCTTCCGGCAAGACGACAATGGAGACGGTGTCGGGCATAGCGGACCCGGTATCGTATCATCTGAACACCGGAGTATATCAAGCGGCTCAGGACCCGCTCTGGCGGAGCGACGGCATCAGCGGCGGGGCGCTTCTATTCGACGGGTATTCCACCTGGGTTACACGGACCGCGAACAATATCCCGACACCAAGCAAAGCGATCACGGTAGGAGCTTGGGTGGCGCCGCGAAATTTCGAGCATGGAGACGAGGGACGCTTGTCCGCGATTGTGAACCAGCATAACCGGGAAGCGAAAGAAGGCTTTATTCTCGGCAATTGCCGTCATGGCACCTGGGGCTTTCAGTTCGGCACGGGCAGCAACTGGCGAGAAATCAAGACTGACAGTGAGCTGCCGCTTGATGAGTGGTCCTACGTTGTCGCGACTTACGAGAGCTCAACGGGTAAGGCTGCGCTTTACCTTAACGGAAGTCTGGTAACCACGGCGGATTTCACTCCCGGCGAAGCCATCGTTCCAAGCGATACGGATCTCTTTATCGGCAAAAATAATCAGGGATTCTGGCTGTACGGCTTCAATCTGAATGCCTTTAGCGGACTTATCGATGAAGTGAAAATTTACAATCAGGCGCTCAGCGCGGCCGATGTGCAGAGCGCGTATAACGCATACAGCAGCGCGCTTGGCGGCAATCTGCCGACGGCGAATAACCGGATGGACCGCAGCATCTATCAGGATGACGTTCAAAGGCCGCAATATCATGCGGAGCCGCCGTCAGGCTGGCAGAATGAACCGGGCGGACCGATTTACTTCAATGGGCAATACCACGTATTTTACCAGAGCAACCCGCGCGGGCCGTTCTGGAACCACATCCGCTGGGGGCACTTGGTCAGCAGCGATATGGTGCATTGGCGCGATGCTAAAGACGCCGTGATTCCGGAGAAAAACGCCGTCGATCCCGACGGGGCATGGGCCGGCGGTTCAGTGCTTGACGGAAATAATATTCCCGTAATCTTCTATACGGCGGGCGACGACCGCCGAACGCCTAACCAGCGGATCAATATCGCCCGCAGCAATTTCGGGGTGGATCAGGATAATGATCTGAACCATTGGATCAAAAGCCCGACAGTTGTCGTCGACCAGCAGCCCGGCGAAGGCATTATGGGCGAGTTCCGCGATCCGTTTGTCTTCAAGGACGGGGACACATGGTTCATGCTTGTAACCTCCGGCAAGAAAGACGGTTCCGGGAACGATATCGGCGGCACGGCGCTGGTCTATTCTACGACCGATCCGACGCTGGAGAGCGGCTGGACGTTCAGAGGAGACCTATATGTCGGCGATTACGGCGCCTATCCGGAGACGGGGCGCGTGTGGGAGCTTCCGAATCTGCGGCCGCTTGGCAGCAGCGGCAAATATATATTCATGATCAACCCGGCGAAAATGGCGCGAGGCGAATATCAGTCCCGATACACCTATTACTGGATCGGTACATGGAACCCGGCCACGGCCAAATTCGTTCCGGATGATCCGGCGCCGCAGCTGCTTGACGTCGGGGAGCATTTCACCGGACCGGCAGCCGGCTTGACACCGGATGGCCGCACCGTTATTTATTCCATCGCCCAGGGGCGAAGAACGGCGACCATGGACTATAACGCGGGCTATGCGCATAATTTCGGGCTGCCGCTGAATGTCTACCTCCGTCCGGACGGCAGACTCGGAGAAGAGCCGATTGCGGAACTGGAGTCGCTTCGCGGCACGCAGCTAGTCAATATTACTACCGACACGGGCTTCTCCGCGGCGAACACAGAGCTCTCCGCCATCAACTCGGATATGTACGAGATCGAAGCGGAAATCGATCCGGGAAGCGCCAACGAAGTGGGCTTCAGCCTCCGCCGCTCGCCCGGCGCGGAAGAAGAGACGATTGTGTATTACAAGAAGAGCTCGAAGGAATTCTTTGTGAACCGGACCAAATCCAGTCTGAATCCCGATGTGGAGAAGTGGTACCAGGGAGGAGTCGTAGATATTGGATCGGAGAACATCAAGCTGCGCATCTTCGTTGACCGCTCCATGGTGGAATCGTACTTGAATGGATTGAAGTCGCTTACAACCCGTGCATATCCGACCCGCGCCGACGCCAAAGGAATCCGGCTCTGGGCCAATGCCAATTCGAATACCGTCGTCGTGAAATCATTGAGGATTTGGGCGATGAACTCGGCATACGGCGCCGTGAATCCAACGGGAGTCACGCTGCCTGCGAGCAAGACCATTATCCAGGGCGACAGCCAGCTTGTGCTTGCCACCGTCAGCCCCGCGAACGCCACGAACAAGGATGTTATCTGGACATCCAGCAATCCGGCAGTCGCGACCGTGGTGAACGGGAAGATCACGGCGAAGACCGCCGGCAATGCCACAATCACCGCGAAGACCCGGGTGGGCAATTATACCGCAACGACAGCGGTTACCGTCACGGCGGAACCGGCGCATGGCGAACTGACGAACCACGAGTTCGACAATCAGTTGACCGGCTGGACGGTTGTATCCGGCGATGCGTTCTCCAGCCAGGACGTCACGTCGGACGACAATTGGGGCTGGGGCGGACCGTTTAACCAAAGCGGCGGCAACCATCTTTGGGGCGTAAAGGATGGAAATGATGCCCAGACGGGAGTTTTGAAATCCCAGACCTTTACGCTCGGCGGTAATGGACAGATCAATCTGCTAGTCGGGGGCGGCAACAACTATTATGACCTCTATATCGCACTGGTCCGTTCCTCGGACGGCAAGGAGTTGTTCAAAGCCACCGGTCTTGACCAGGAATCCTACAACCGCGTCTATTGGGATGCTTCCGATTATATCGGTACGGCATGCTATATCAAGATTGTAGATAACGCAACGGGCGGCTGGGGCCATATCAACGTGGACGACGTGAACGTGCCGGTGCAGTAA
- a CDS encoding ABC transporter permease: MRKLKAARKNWELYLLLILPVAYFIIFRYVPMYGVQIAFKDFTPRAGIWGSPWVGFQYFREFFESYNFWTIIKNTILLSLLNLLISFPIPVIIAILLNQLAREKLKKFVQTVIYAPYFISTVVLAGMIIVFLSPNSGLINHIIGAFGGEPVLFMSEAGWFRPIYIMSTVWQETGFATIIYLAALAGIDPHLHEAAVVDGANKWQRIRHIDLTGILPTITVLFILAVGNLMNVGFEKAFLLQTDLNIDASEIISTYVYKIGIQRAQYSFSAAIGLFNAAINLVLLLIVNRAAKKISGNGLF; encoded by the coding sequence ATGAGAAAACTGAAAGCTGCCCGAAAGAATTGGGAACTGTATTTGCTGCTTATTCTGCCTGTAGCCTACTTCATTATTTTTCGGTATGTCCCGATGTACGGCGTGCAGATCGCTTTTAAAGACTTTACGCCGCGCGCCGGAATTTGGGGGAGCCCCTGGGTGGGATTTCAGTATTTCCGGGAGTTTTTTGAATCGTATAACTTCTGGACGATCATCAAGAACACGATTCTGCTTAGCCTCTTGAACCTGCTGATTTCCTTTCCCATTCCCGTGATCATCGCCATTCTGCTGAATCAATTGGCCCGGGAGAAGTTGAAGAAGTTCGTTCAAACTGTAATCTATGCCCCTTATTTCATCTCCACCGTTGTGCTTGCCGGCATGATCATTGTGTTTCTGTCGCCGAACAGCGGGCTGATCAATCATATCATCGGAGCGTTCGGCGGGGAGCCGGTGCTGTTCATGTCCGAAGCCGGCTGGTTCCGCCCGATTTATATCATGAGTACGGTTTGGCAGGAGACCGGGTTCGCCACCATTATTTATTTGGCCGCACTGGCCGGTATCGACCCCCATCTTCATGAAGCCGCCGTAGTAGACGGGGCGAACAAATGGCAGCGCATCCGTCATATCGACCTGACCGGGATTCTTCCCACCATTACCGTGCTGTTTATTCTGGCCGTAGGCAACTTGATGAACGTAGGATTTGAGAAGGCCTTTCTGCTGCAAACCGACCTCAATATCGACGCGTCGGAGATCATCTCCACCTATGTGTACAAAATCGGCATCCAGCGCGCGCAGTACAGCTTCTCGGCGGCAATCGGGCTGTTTAACGCGGCCATCAATCTGGTGCTCCTGCTTATCGTAAACCGGGCAGCCAAAAAAATAAGCGGGAACGGATTGTTTTAG
- a CDS encoding carbohydrate ABC transporter permease yields the protein MFTMKRKLKSDIAFDVVNFIVLGGFTLMILYPLYFIVIASISDPNQIYVGNVWLWPKEITFDGYRRIFSDNTIWIGYRNSLLYAALAAVISSVLTVMAAYPLSRKDLYGRNVFMMIFVVTLFFNGGIIPTYLLVKNLHMINTIWAVVLPGAVDAFAIIIARTFFQSLPDELREAAAIDGCTNLRYIWSVVVPLSKPIIAVLVLLAVVRQWNGFFDALIYVNDSSLYPLQLILRNILIQNQPSGDMLTDITTLVAQQKVTELIKFGVIIVAALPLLTLYPLLQRYFVKGVMIGSVKG from the coding sequence ATGTTTACAATGAAACGCAAGCTGAAAAGCGATATTGCTTTCGATGTGGTGAATTTCATCGTACTGGGCGGATTTACGCTGATGATTCTATATCCGCTTTATTTTATCGTAATCGCTTCTATAAGCGACCCGAACCAGATTTATGTGGGCAACGTATGGCTGTGGCCCAAGGAGATTACCTTTGACGGCTACCGGCGGATTTTCAGCGATAACACCATTTGGATCGGTTACCGGAACTCCTTGTTATACGCCGCACTCGCGGCTGTCATCAGTTCGGTTCTGACCGTTATGGCGGCTTATCCGCTGTCGCGCAAAGATCTTTACGGCCGGAACGTCTTCATGATGATTTTTGTCGTCACCCTCTTTTTTAACGGCGGAATTATCCCGACCTATCTGCTTGTCAAAAATCTTCACATGATCAATACCATTTGGGCGGTTGTGCTTCCTGGAGCGGTGGACGCGTTCGCCATCATTATCGCACGGACGTTCTTCCAGAGCTTGCCCGATGAACTCCGGGAGGCGGCTGCCATCGACGGGTGCACCAATCTGCGCTACATCTGGAGCGTTGTCGTGCCGTTGTCGAAACCGATCATCGCCGTGCTTGTGCTGCTCGCTGTGGTCCGCCAGTGGAACGGTTTCTTTGACGCCCTGATTTATGTGAACGATTCGTCGCTGTATCCGCTGCAGCTCATTTTGAGGAACATCCTGATCCAGAACCAGCCTTCCGGGGATATGCTGACGGACATTACGACGCTCGTAGCCCAGCAGAAGGTGACCGAGCTGATTAAATTCGGAGTCATTATCGTAGCGGCGCTCCCATTGCTCACGCTGTATCCGCTGCTCCAACGCTATTTTGTCAAAGGCGTCATGATCGGTTCAGTCAAGGGATGA
- a CDS encoding extracellular solute-binding protein produces the protein MNRKMSMLIVAVLCASTVLTACSGNNASNNTPAASSAASGDASSGDTTGFPLKEKLTLKAVAKRPALAPSDFNDFEMAKRMESETNVHVEWTTIVDTDYDQKKNLLLASGDLPDMFYGAAFTDTELLHYGQDGTIIPLNDLIDKHMPNLKALFDKRPDIKALVTAPDGNIYSLPVGEELGSGQEDIGANPDFLYVNSDWLKNLGLEMPKTLEEYHNVLKAFKDKDPNKNGKKDEIPLSFINAYWTGDIGYLFGAFGEPDKTYQPGNNTYSEHLNVKDGKVYYAALQPGYKEAVKYFHTWFEEGLVDIEAFTHNDAQYLAKGKTQDETLGSFLWWDRTDVVGGERDDHYPIVPPFKDLVVKWNNGSAINRSGSVITEANKNPEVTAEWLDKLYEPVTAAEVHWGPIGTWFEKDANGLLVQKKDIENPGEFRRTVSLGGAGVITGEDFEKIVAPEPRAKQRMDDIKNIFVPQMEKEHFPLIFFTDQELQTIDRLKPEIQTYTNKMRAQWLMDGGVDEGWDKYTADLKKMGIEDLMKVYQDGYDRYLKAQK, from the coding sequence ATGAATAGAAAAATGTCCATGTTAATCGTGGCGGTATTGTGTGCTTCCACCGTACTTACGGCATGCAGCGGCAACAACGCTTCAAACAATACTCCGGCGGCATCGAGTGCCGCATCGGGTGATGCAAGCAGCGGTGACACCACAGGTTTCCCGCTTAAGGAGAAGCTGACGCTGAAGGCGGTGGCGAAGCGTCCGGCGCTGGCGCCGAGCGATTTCAACGATTTTGAAATGGCGAAGCGGATGGAGTCGGAGACGAATGTCCATGTGGAATGGACCACCATCGTCGATACGGATTATGACCAGAAGAAAAACCTGCTGCTGGCAAGCGGCGATTTGCCAGATATGTTCTACGGAGCCGCCTTTACGGACACTGAACTGCTGCATTACGGCCAGGACGGCACCATTATTCCGCTTAACGATCTGATCGACAAGCATATGCCTAACCTGAAAGCGCTCTTTGATAAGCGGCCGGACATCAAGGCGCTCGTTACGGCTCCTGACGGCAACATTTACTCTCTCCCGGTAGGCGAGGAGCTGGGCAGCGGGCAGGAGGATATCGGCGCCAATCCGGACTTTCTGTATGTTAACTCGGACTGGTTGAAGAATCTGGGCCTTGAAATGCCGAAGACTTTGGAGGAATACCACAATGTATTGAAAGCGTTTAAAGATAAAGACCCGAACAAGAACGGCAAGAAAGACGAAATTCCGCTCTCCTTCATCAACGCCTATTGGACCGGGGATATCGGCTATCTGTTCGGCGCGTTCGGCGAACCCGACAAAACTTATCAGCCGGGGAATAACACTTACTCCGAGCATCTGAACGTCAAGGACGGAAAGGTATACTACGCCGCTCTGCAGCCGGGATACAAAGAGGCGGTAAAATATTTTCACACCTGGTTTGAAGAAGGTCTTGTCGATATCGAAGCCTTCACTCATAACGATGCGCAGTATTTGGCAAAAGGCAAGACGCAAGATGAAACGCTGGGCTCCTTCCTTTGGTGGGACCGCACCGACGTTGTCGGCGGGGAGCGGGATGATCACTATCCGATCGTGCCGCCATTTAAAGACCTGGTAGTGAAATGGAATAACGGTTCGGCAATCAATAGAAGCGGCAGTGTCATTACGGAAGCGAACAAGAATCCGGAAGTGACCGCCGAATGGCTCGACAAGCTGTACGAACCGGTCACGGCGGCGGAAGTCCATTGGGGACCGATCGGCACATGGTTTGAGAAAGACGCGAATGGACTGCTCGTTCAGAAGAAAGATATCGAGAACCCGGGCGAATTCCGGCGGACGGTCTCTTTGGGAGGAGCGGGCGTTATTACAGGAGAAGATTTCGAGAAGATAGTCGCTCCGGAACCGCGCGCGAAACAGCGGATGGATGACATCAAGAATATTTTCGTGCCGCAAATGGAAAAAGAGCATTTCCCGCTTATTTTCTTCACGGATCAAGAATTGCAGACGATTGACCGCCTGAAACCGGAAATCCAGACCTACACGAACAAAATGCGCGCCCAGTGGCTGATGGACGGCGGCGTGGATGAAGGCTGGGATAAATACACCGCCGATCTGAAAAAAATGGGCATCGAGGATCTGATGAAGGTCTATCAGGACGGCTACGATCGCTATTTGAAAGCTCAGAAATAA
- a CDS encoding GH32 C-terminal domain-containing protein → MLNEPIAYWTFDEGRGNQATDSVSGKVDTIQFALSKGRFQAPRDPVWAAGVKGKALSFDGYSTFIHRPAPLAAQPSENLTITAWVAPRTYDYGAENRLSAIVNQHNRERKEGYILGLFKHGAWSFQAGADGEWLETWSSESLPLHRWSFVSAVFAGSEGRVSLYLNGRLTAETAAGQPLKITPSSADLLIGRNNDGVILAEAFIMNNFDGWMDELAIYDRALTEAEIHQRYEQDLRGHGGVIPPIDRKAMEIPRQYFAADRHRPQYHMNPPGHWMNEPHAPLYFGGQYHLFYQQNPQGPFYHYIHWGHAVSPDLVHWRDLPTALSPEAGLDPDGIWSGSASYDPVGLPVLFYTIGNNGETPNQSIGLARSSFSEDGDIDLTSWIKHPIPIVRQERGTGLFGEFRDPFVWKEDGIYYMLVGTGAGGQEEGGTALVYTSSDMLDWEYRGPLYISDYDKYPYLGKAWELPVLLPLPLEGKEGAGSGKHVLLISPWGEGAKVEVNYWIGAWDPETCRFHPDHEEPGLIDVGDFHFTGPSGMVDPRTGRSLVFTIAQGERTPEIDYDCGWAHGAGMPVSLYLRTDGRLGVEPVEETALLRGRRLLSAAGSSLEEINRQLAGVSGDMLEIILSFNSCQAEQVGISLRRSPDGAEETIIRFNRPEQRLEVDRTNTTLDERERTRGIQGGDLPIGEETLRLHIFVDRSLIECYAGGLKSLTTRAYPSRLDALGLLLWADGPAEQIDMDVWEMGPAYPTH, encoded by the coding sequence ATGTTGAACGAGCCGATCGCGTACTGGACTTTTGACGAAGGCCGCGGAAATCAAGCGACAGACTCCGTATCCGGTAAAGTCGATACGATACAATTCGCACTCAGCAAGGGACGTTTCCAGGCTCCGAGAGATCCGGTCTGGGCTGCGGGGGTAAAGGGGAAAGCCTTGTCTTTTGACGGTTACTCCACGTTCATCCACCGTCCTGCCCCTCTAGCCGCTCAGCCTTCGGAGAATCTTACCATAACGGCGTGGGTTGCTCCGAGGACGTATGATTACGGGGCAGAGAACCGGCTTTCAGCCATTGTGAACCAGCATAACCGGGAGAGGAAGGAAGGCTATATTTTGGGCCTGTTCAAGCACGGGGCCTGGTCGTTTCAAGCGGGAGCGGACGGCGAATGGCTGGAGACATGGTCTTCCGAGTCGCTTCCACTGCACAGGTGGTCTTTTGTGAGCGCTGTCTTCGCGGGGAGCGAAGGGCGGGTATCGCTGTATCTCAACGGGCGGCTAACGGCGGAGACCGCTGCCGGTCAACCCTTAAAGATCACACCCAGCAGCGCCGATTTGCTCATCGGGCGCAACAATGACGGAGTGATTTTGGCCGAAGCTTTCATTATGAACAACTTTGACGGCTGGATGGACGAGTTGGCCATTTATGACCGGGCGCTGACGGAAGCCGAAATTCATCAGCGGTATGAGCAGGATCTCCGGGGCCATGGCGGCGTTATTCCGCCTATCGACCGCAAGGCTATGGAAATTCCCAGGCAGTATTTCGCCGCTGACCGCCACCGGCCGCAGTATCATATGAATCCGCCCGGACACTGGATGAATGAGCCCCACGCGCCGCTTTATTTTGGGGGCCAGTATCACTTGTTCTACCAGCAAAATCCCCAGGGCCCGTTCTACCATTATATTCACTGGGGTCATGCGGTTAGCCCCGATCTCGTTCACTGGCGGGACTTGCCGACTGCGCTCAGTCCTGAGGCCGGGCTTGACCCGGACGGAATCTGGTCGGGAAGCGCCTCATATGATCCTGTGGGGCTGCCCGTGCTGTTCTATACCATTGGAAATAACGGGGAGACGCCCAATCAGTCGATCGGCCTTGCGAGAAGCTCATTTTCCGAAGACGGCGATATCGATTTGACAAGCTGGATCAAGCATCCCATCCCAATTGTTAGACAGGAGCGGGGAACGGGCTTGTTCGGAGAATTCCGCGATCCTTTTGTCTGGAAAGAAGACGGAATCTATTATATGCTTGTCGGAACGGGGGCGGGCGGGCAGGAGGAGGGCGGGACGGCTCTGGTGTATACCTCCTCCGATATGCTGGACTGGGAATACCGGGGACCTCTGTATATTAGCGACTATGACAAATATCCATATCTCGGGAAAGCCTGGGAGCTTCCGGTCCTGCTTCCGCTCCCGCTTGAAGGGAAAGAAGGAGCCGGCTCGGGCAAGCATGTCCTGCTCATCAGTCCCTGGGGAGAAGGCGCTAAGGTTGAGGTCAACTACTGGATTGGAGCTTGGGACCCTGAAACCTGCAGATTTCATCCGGATCATGAGGAGCCGGGATTGATTGACGTCGGCGATTTTCATTTCACGGGACCCAGCGGCATGGTTGATCCGCGGACCGGACGCTCGCTCGTATTTACGATTGCCCAAGGCGAACGGACGCCGGAAATCGATTATGATTGCGGCTGGGCGCACGGCGCGGGAATGCCGGTATCACTGTATCTGCGGACTGACGGGCGGCTTGGCGTAGAGCCGGTTGAGGAAACCGCGCTGCTCCGGGGAAGACGGCTGTTATCTGCGGCCGGGAGCAGTCTGGAGGAGATCAACCGGCAATTGGCCGGGGTCAGCGGAGACATGCTGGAAATTATACTGAGCTTTAATTCCTGCCAGGCAGAACAGGTCGGCATTTCGCTTCGCCGCTCGCCGGACGGAGCGGAAGAGACGATCATCCGGTTTAACCGCCCGGAGCAGCGGCTTGAGGTTGACCGGACAAACACGACGCTGGACGAGAGGGAGCGGACACGGGGAATTCAGGGAGGCGATCTTCCGATTGGTGAGGAAACCTTACGGCTGCATATTTTTGTCGACCGCTCGCTGATTGAATGCTACGCAGGCGGGCTGAAGAGCCTGACCACCAGAGCTTATCCGTCGCGGCTGGATGCCCTGGGCCTGCTGCTGTGGGCCGACGGCCCGGCGGAACAAATCGATATGGACGTATGGGAGATGGGCCCGGCTTATCCAACCCATTAA